A single Sphingomonas sp. IW22 DNA region contains:
- the hslU gene encoding ATP-dependent protease ATPase subunit HslU, translating into MNEQLTPKAIVAALDSHIIGQKDAKRAVAVALRNRWRRQQLSADLRDEVSPKNILMIGPTGCGKTEISRRLAKLADAPFVKVEATKFTEVGYVGRDVEQIARDLVEEAIRLEKERRRTAVKDKAEAAAMTRLLDALTGKDSSQATRESFRQRLNEGHLDNTEIEIELEAASNAPFEIPGAGPQMINLGEMMKSFGGPQLKRRKMNVHAAWAKLVEEEADKRLDQDEVHRAALADAEANGIVFLDEIDKIAVSDVRGGSVSREGVQRDLLPLIEGTTVATKYGPMKTDHVLFIASGAFHVAKPSDLLPELQGRLPIRVELKGLTEDDFVAILSDTKASLPEQYKALIGTEGVSIDFTADGIRAIARIAAEVNGEVENIGARRLQTVMEKLLEEISFDAEDRQGATLTVDAAYVEAQLADIARNTDLSRYVL; encoded by the coding sequence ATGAACGAACAACTCACGCCCAAGGCGATCGTCGCCGCACTCGATTCGCACATCATTGGGCAAAAGGACGCCAAGCGCGCGGTCGCCGTCGCCCTTCGCAACCGCTGGCGGCGGCAACAGCTCTCCGCCGATCTGCGTGACGAGGTCAGCCCCAAGAACATCCTGATGATCGGCCCGACTGGCTGCGGCAAGACCGAGATCAGCCGCCGTCTGGCCAAGCTGGCCGACGCGCCGTTCGTCAAGGTTGAGGCGACCAAGTTTACCGAAGTCGGCTATGTCGGGCGCGACGTCGAACAGATTGCCCGCGACCTGGTCGAGGAAGCGATCCGGCTGGAAAAGGAACGCCGCCGTACCGCCGTAAAGGACAAGGCGGAGGCTGCGGCCATGACCCGCCTGCTCGACGCGCTGACCGGCAAGGACAGCTCGCAGGCCACGCGGGAGAGCTTCCGCCAGCGGCTGAACGAAGGGCATCTGGACAATACCGAGATCGAGATCGAGCTGGAGGCGGCATCGAACGCCCCGTTCGAAATCCCCGGTGCCGGGCCGCAGATGATCAATCTGGGCGAGATGATGAAGTCGTTCGGCGGCCCGCAGCTGAAGCGGCGCAAGATGAACGTCCATGCCGCCTGGGCCAAGCTGGTCGAGGAAGAAGCCGACAAGCGGCTGGATCAGGACGAGGTACACCGCGCCGCGCTGGCCGATGCGGAAGCCAATGGCATCGTGTTCCTCGACGAGATCGACAAGATCGCCGTCAGCGATGTGCGCGGCGGATCGGTCAGCCGTGAAGGCGTTCAGCGCGACCTGCTGCCGCTGATCGAGGGCACGACCGTTGCCACCAAATACGGGCCGATGAAGACCGACCATGTGCTGTTCATCGCATCGGGCGCATTCCATGTGGCCAAGCCCAGCGACCTGCTGCCCGAACTTCAGGGGCGCCTGCCGATCCGGGTCGAGCTGAAGGGGCTGACCGAGGATGATTTCGTCGCCATCCTGTCCGACACCAAGGCCAGCCTGCCCGAACAATATAAGGCGCTGATCGGCACCGAAGGGGTCAGCATCGACTTCACCGCCGACGGCATTCGCGCCATCGCCCGCATCGCGGCGGAGGTGAACGGGGAAGTCGAGAATATCGGCGCGCGCCGGTTGCAGACGGTGATGGAAAAGCTGCTGGAAGAAATCAGCTTCGATGCAGAGGATCGACAGGGCGCGACGCTGACCGTCGACGCCGCCTATGTCGAGGCGCAACTGGCCGACATTGCGCGCAACACCGACCTCAGCCGCTACGTGCTGTAA
- the gloB gene encoding hydroxyacylglutathione hydrolase: MTAPLQVVGVPALSDNYVWLIHDAETGETVVVDPAEAAPVLAAADARGWRIGQVWNTHWHPDHTAGNQGVKDAHGAIVTAPAAEAEKIPTADRLVAEGDAVTIGAHRAMIWETPAHTAGHISYHFADDAIAFVGDTMFAMGCGRLFEGTPEQMHAALQRLAALPPETVIYCAHEYTLSNARFAAHVEPDNAAVAERLAEVERLRAGGQPTVPTTIGAERATNPFVRVDSAAALAERRAAKDSFKG, translated from the coding sequence ATGACCGCGCCGCTTCAGGTCGTGGGCGTGCCCGCGCTGTCCGACAATTATGTCTGGCTGATCCATGACGCCGAGACTGGCGAGACGGTGGTGGTCGACCCGGCCGAAGCGGCGCCCGTGCTGGCCGCCGCCGATGCGCGCGGCTGGCGCATCGGGCAGGTGTGGAATACCCACTGGCACCCCGATCATACCGCCGGCAATCAGGGGGTGAAGGACGCGCATGGCGCGATCGTCACCGCCCCCGCCGCCGAAGCCGAAAAAATCCCCACCGCCGACCGGCTGGTGGCGGAGGGGGACGCCGTGACCATCGGCGCGCACCGGGCGATGATCTGGGAAACGCCCGCGCACACGGCCGGGCATATCAGCTATCATTTTGCCGACGACGCCATCGCCTTTGTCGGGGATACGATGTTCGCCATGGGCTGCGGGCGTTTGTTCGAAGGGACGCCCGAACAGATGCACGCCGCGCTTCAGCGCCTCGCCGCGCTGCCGCCGGAGACGGTCATCTACTGCGCGCACGAATATACGCTGTCCAACGCCCGCTTCGCAGCGCATGTCGAGCCGGATAATGCAGCGGTGGCCGAGCGGCTGGCGGAGGTCGAACGGCTGCGCGCGGGCGGACAGCCGACGGTGCCGACCACCATCGGCGCGGAACGGGCGACCAACCCCTTTGTGCGGGTGGACAGCGCCGCCGCTCTGGCCGAACGTCGCGCGGCGAAGGACAGTTTCAAGGGTTGA
- a CDS encoding VOC family protein: MNYLHTMIRVTDPDATIAFFELLGLKEVRRMENEAGRFTLIFLATPEDMNGPGERANAEVELTYNWPAQDGSAPEVYTGGRNFGHLAYRVDNIYDTCQRLMDGGVTINRPPRDGNMAFVKTPDGISIELLQAGDALAPAEPWASMPNTGSW, from the coding sequence TTGAACTACCTTCACACCATGATCCGTGTGACCGACCCGGACGCCACAATCGCCTTTTTCGAGCTGCTCGGCCTGAAGGAAGTGCGGCGCATGGAAAATGAAGCTGGCCGCTTCACGCTGATCTTCCTCGCTACGCCGGAGGATATGAACGGCCCCGGCGAACGCGCCAATGCCGAAGTCGAGCTGACCTATAACTGGCCGGCACAGGACGGCAGCGCGCCGGAGGTTTATACCGGCGGGCGCAATTTCGGGCACCTCGCCTACCGCGTCGACAATATCTACGACACGTGCCAGCGGCTGATGGACGGCGGCGTCACGATCAACCGCCCGCCGCGCGACGGCAACATGGCGTTCGTGAAGACGCCCGACGGCATCTCGATCGAACTCTTGCAGGCCGGTGACGCGCTGGCCCCGGCGGAACCCTGGGCATCGATGCCCAATACGGGTAGCTGGTAA
- a CDS encoding alpha/beta fold hydrolase codes for MSQDARIAFRVTEGAGPTIVFLPGYASDMSGTKALALEAWAKENGRACIRFDYRGCGESEGAFEDYTLADWRDDALLVIDQVAKGPVVLVGSSMGGWIALLVARERPDRIAALVGIAPAPDFTDWGFSQADKMKLLTDGRLEKPSPYSDQPTVTTRAFWSSGEANRLMHGTIPLKLPVRIVQGMRDSDVPWERAARLAQLIKGADVQCWLVKDGDHRLSRDADIALILRAVEDAGAAIPA; via the coding sequence ATGAGCCAGGACGCCCGCATCGCCTTTCGCGTGACAGAGGGGGCGGGGCCGACCATCGTCTTCCTGCCCGGCTATGCCAGCGACATGAGCGGCACCAAGGCGCTGGCGCTGGAGGCCTGGGCCAAGGAAAATGGCCGCGCCTGCATCCGCTTCGACTATCGCGGCTGTGGCGAGAGCGAGGGCGCGTTTGAGGATTATACGCTGGCCGACTGGCGCGACGACGCGCTGCTGGTCATCGATCAGGTGGCAAAGGGGCCGGTGGTGCTGGTCGGATCGTCGATGGGCGGCTGGATCGCGTTGCTGGTCGCGCGCGAACGGCCAGACCGGATCGCCGCGCTGGTTGGCATCGCGCCCGCCCCCGACTTCACCGACTGGGGCTTTTCGCAGGCCGACAAGATGAAGCTGTTGACCGACGGGCGGCTGGAAAAGCCGTCACCCTATTCCGATCAGCCGACCGTCACCACGCGCGCCTTCTGGTCGTCGGGGGAAGCGAACCGGCTGATGCACGGCACGATCCCGCTCAAGCTGCCGGTGCGGATCGTGCAGGGGATGCGCGACAGTGACGTGCCATGGGAACGCGCCGCACGGCTGGCGCAGTTGATCAAGGGTGCCGATGTCCAGTGCTGGCTGGTCAAGGACGGCGACCATCGCCTGTCGCGTGATGCCGACATCGCGCTGATCCTGCGCGCGGTCGAGGATGCGGGCGCGGCAATTCCGGCCTGA
- a CDS encoding glutamate ligase domain-containing protein, translating to MPMGERYFFVGIGGSGMMPLAMILAGRGATITGSDRTLDQGRLAHKFDALRALGIELFAQDGSGIVDGGQTVVASAAIEDSVPDIQAAARVGAPRMSRAQLLAKLFNDSALSIGVAGTSGKSTVTGMIGWILHACGRNPTVMNGAVMKNFVAPDRPFASALVGGGDAFVSEVDESDGSIALYSPDIAVLNNVSLDHKSLDELHALFGDFAGKARMTVVNIGDAEAAALAAGIGADRRTTFAVEGDADLSAHDLIPEPFAIAFTLVGEGQRLPVRLSVPGRHNVANALAAIGAARAAGVPLADAARAIAGFTGLKRRFELVGTAGGVAVIDDFGHNPDKIAATLDTLAAFPGPLKLLFQPHGYGPLKVMRRELVESLAARLRPGDELVLPDPVYHGGTTSREVTSADIVADLTAQGAPARHIPDRAAAAAHLVATASPGDRIVVMGARDDTLSQLAAEMLTQISTKEQP from the coding sequence ATGCCTATGGGCGAACGCTATTTCTTTGTCGGTATCGGCGGGTCCGGCATGATGCCGCTGGCGATGATCCTTGCCGGTCGCGGGGCGACCATCACGGGGTCCGACCGCACGCTTGATCAGGGGCGGCTGGCGCATAAATTCGATGCGCTGCGGGCGTTGGGCATCGAATTGTTCGCACAGGACGGCAGCGGCATCGTCGATGGCGGACAGACCGTCGTGGCATCCGCCGCCATCGAGGACAGCGTGCCCGACATCCAGGCGGCGGCGCGTGTCGGTGCCCCGCGCATGAGCCGCGCGCAATTGCTGGCAAAGCTGTTCAACGACAGCGCCCTGTCGATCGGTGTGGCGGGGACCAGCGGAAAATCGACCGTGACCGGCATGATCGGCTGGATTCTGCATGCATGCGGCCGCAACCCCACGGTGATGAACGGCGCGGTGATGAAGAACTTCGTCGCCCCCGACCGCCCCTTTGCCAGCGCACTGGTCGGCGGCGGCGATGCGTTCGTCAGCGAAGTGGACGAAAGCGACGGCTCGATCGCGCTTTATTCGCCCGACATCGCGGTGCTGAACAATGTCAGCCTCGACCACAAGTCGCTGGACGAACTGCACGCGCTGTTCGGCGATTTCGCGGGCAAGGCGCGAATGACGGTGGTGAACATCGGCGACGCCGAAGCGGCGGCGCTGGCGGCCGGCATCGGCGCGGACCGCCGCACGACCTTTGCCGTGGAGGGTGATGCGGATCTGAGCGCGCACGACCTGATCCCCGAGCCCTTTGCCATCGCCTTCACTTTGGTGGGGGAGGGGCAGCGGCTGCCCGTGCGGCTGTCGGTGCCGGGTCGGCACAATGTCGCCAACGCGCTGGCCGCCATCGGGGCGGCGCGGGCGGCGGGCGTGCCGCTGGCCGACGCGGCGCGCGCGATTGCGGGCTTTACCGGGCTGAAGCGTCGGTTCGAGCTGGTGGGGACGGCGGGCGGCGTCGCGGTGATCGACGATTTCGGGCACAACCCGGACAAGATCGCCGCCACACTCGACACGCTCGCCGCCTTTCCCGGTCCGCTGAAGCTATTGTTCCAGCCGCACGGCTATGGCCCGTTGAAGGTGATGCGCCGCGAGCTGGTCGAAAGCCTGGCCGCGCGGCTACGGCCGGGCGACGAACTGGTCTTGCCCGATCCCGTCTATCATGGCGGCACCACCAGCCGGGAAGTGACCAGCGCGGACATCGTCGCCGACCTGACCGCGCAAGGGGCGCCCGCGCGCCACATTCCCGACCGCGCCGCCGCCGCCGCGCATCTGGTCGCGACCGCATCGCCCGGCGACCGCATCGTCGTGATGGGCGCGCGCGACGACACGCTCAGCCAGCTTGCCGCCGAAATGCTCACCCAGATCAGCACCAAGGAACAGCCATGA
- a CDS encoding LD-carboxypeptidase, giving the protein MKIAVVAPARSITPEAAARGAAFAALSFPEVELVFDPQCFADAGHFAGPDTLRAKTFLARANDPAIDAIWFARGGYGSNRILRDVMPQLNDAARAKTYLGYSDMGFLLGALYAQRIGHPCHGPMSTEATERNRAGPAWRALAWLTAKDRRALEPGLDGRPAAAFNLAILTAMLGTPWVPDLTDHVLLIEEVGESYYRIDRMMFQLAQSTQLRGIAGIRLGGVTAVPEGDGPEAFGETLEEIMTRWCGEMGVPYLGRARVGHDGDNTVVPFGIA; this is encoded by the coding sequence ATGAAGATCGCCGTCGTCGCCCCCGCCCGTTCGATCACGCCAGAGGCCGCAGCACGCGGGGCCGCCTTTGCCGCGCTCAGCTTTCCCGAAGTCGAACTGGTGTTCGACCCGCAATGCTTTGCCGATGCGGGACATTTCGCCGGACCGGATACGCTTCGCGCCAAAACCTTCCTCGCGCGCGCGAACGATCCCGCCATCGACGCGATCTGGTTCGCGCGCGGCGGTTATGGATCGAACCGTATCCTGCGCGACGTGATGCCGCAGCTGAACGACGCGGCGCGGGCCAAGACCTATCTGGGCTATTCGGACATGGGGTTCCTGCTGGGCGCGCTGTACGCGCAGCGGATCGGCCATCCCTGCCACGGCCCGATGTCGACCGAAGCGACCGAGCGCAATCGCGCCGGCCCGGCATGGCGCGCGCTGGCGTGGCTGACGGCAAAGGACCGGCGCGCGCTGGAACCCGGTCTGGACGGGCGCCCGGCGGCGGCGTTCAATCTGGCGATCCTGACGGCGATGCTGGGCACGCCATGGGTGCCCGATCTGACCGACCACGTCCTGCTGATCGAGGAAGTGGGCGAAAGCTACTACCGGATCGACCGGATGATGTTTCAGCTGGCGCAATCGACGCAGTTGCGGGGGATTGCGGGCATCCGGCTGGGCGGTGTCACCGCCGTTCCCGAAGGCGACGGGCCAGAGGCGTTTGGCGAGACGCTGGAGGAGATCATGACGCGCTGGTGCGGCGAAATGGGCGTGCCCTATCTGGGCCGCGCGCGGGTGGGGCATGACGGCGACAACACTGTGGTGCCGTTCGGCATCGCCTGA
- the thrS gene encoding threonine--tRNA ligase, whose product MSAMFRITLPDGSVREVAPGTTPGDVAAAIGPGLAKAALAARVNGEVRDIMRPFDSDASLALITAKDEADALELARHDYAHILAEAVQSLFPGTQITFGPATDDGFYYDFAPKDRPFTEEDLPAIEAEMRRIIAADQPLIREVWTREALIERWTAQGETFKAEWAAELPDDEELTVYRAGRAEDAWLDMCRGPHLASTGKVAPDAFKLTRVSGAYWRGDQKNAMLSRIYGTGWLNKKQLDQHLHRLEEAAKRDHRKLGQEMDLFHLQAEAHGSVFWHPNGFVIWRELEAYMRRAIDGAGYREVKTPQVMDARQWEQSGHWGKYRENMFVIPDEVPNTEDEGPIVSDDADWMALKPMNCPAHVLIFRQGIKSYRDLPLRLYENGCCHRNEPHGALHGLMRVRQFTQDDAHIFCREDQIVEEVRKFCELADRIYRDFGFTYSIKLALRPEKRFGTEEMWDLAETELRNAVVEAGLATEEYGWEELPGEGAFYAPKLEWHLTDAIGRTWQVGTIQSDRVLPERLDASYVAEDGERHRPIMLHRAIFGSYERFIGILIEHFAGRLPVWLAPTQAVVATIVSDADGYARDVADKLKAAGIRVDSDLRNEKINYKVREHSLAKVPHLLVVGKREAEEGTVAVRTLGREGQRMMSLEDAIAMLREEATPPDLR is encoded by the coding sequence ATGTCCGCCATGTTCCGCATCACGCTGCCCGACGGTTCCGTGCGTGAGGTGGCGCCCGGGACCACCCCCGGCGACGTGGCGGCCGCGATCGGGCCGGGCCTGGCCAAGGCGGCGCTGGCCGCGCGCGTCAATGGCGAAGTGCGCGACATCATGCGTCCGTTCGACAGCGATGCCAGCCTTGCGCTGATCACCGCCAAGGACGAGGCGGACGCGCTGGAACTGGCGCGCCACGACTATGCGCACATCCTTGCCGAAGCGGTGCAAAGCCTGTTTCCCGGCACGCAGATCACCTTTGGCCCCGCAACCGACGACGGCTTCTATTACGACTTCGCGCCAAAGGACCGCCCCTTTACCGAGGAAGACCTGCCCGCGATCGAGGCGGAGATGCGCCGCATCATTGCCGCCGACCAGCCGCTGATCCGCGAAGTCTGGACGCGGGAGGCGCTGATCGAACGCTGGACCGCGCAGGGTGAGACGTTCAAGGCCGAGTGGGCCGCCGAACTGCCCGATGACGAGGAACTGACCGTCTATCGCGCGGGTCGGGCCGAGGACGCATGGCTCGACATGTGCCGCGGCCCGCACCTTGCCTCCACCGGCAAGGTCGCGCCCGACGCCTTCAAGCTGACGCGCGTATCGGGTGCCTATTGGCGCGGCGATCAGAAGAACGCGATGCTCAGCCGCATCTATGGCACCGGCTGGCTTAACAAGAAGCAACTTGACCAGCATCTCCACCGGCTGGAGGAAGCGGCCAAGCGCGATCATCGCAAGCTGGGGCAGGAAATGGACCTGTTCCACCTTCAGGCCGAGGCGCATGGCAGCGTGTTCTGGCACCCCAATGGCTTCGTCATCTGGCGTGAGCTTGAGGCCTATATGCGCCGCGCGATCGACGGTGCGGGTTATCGCGAGGTCAAGACGCCACAGGTGATGGACGCGCGTCAGTGGGAACAGTCCGGCCACTGGGGCAAATATCGCGAGAACATGTTCGTCATCCCCGACGAAGTGCCCAATACCGAGGATGAAGGCCCCATCGTCAGCGACGACGCCGACTGGATGGCGTTGAAGCCGATGAACTGCCCCGCGCACGTCCTGATCTTTCGTCAGGGGATCAAGTCCTATCGCGACCTGCCGCTGCGCCTGTACGAAAATGGCTGCTGCCACCGCAACGAACCGCACGGCGCGCTGCACGGCCTGATGCGTGTGCGCCAGTTCACGCAGGACGACGCGCACATCTTCTGCCGCGAGGACCAGATCGTCGAGGAGGTTCGCAAATTCTGCGAGCTGGCCGACCGCATCTATCGCGACTTCGGCTTCACCTATTCGATCAAGCTGGCGCTGCGCCCCGAAAAGCGGTTCGGTACCGAAGAGATGTGGGACCTCGCCGAAACCGAGCTTCGCAACGCCGTGGTCGAGGCGGGTCTGGCGACCGAGGAATATGGCTGGGAAGAACTGCCCGGCGAAGGTGCCTTCTACGCACCCAAGCTGGAATGGCATCTGACCGACGCGATCGGCCGAACGTGGCAGGTCGGCACCATCCAGTCCGACCGCGTGCTGCCCGAACGGCTCGACGCCAGCTATGTGGCGGAAGATGGGGAGCGCCACCGCCCGATCATGCTGCACCGTGCGATCTTCGGCAGTTATGAACGCTTCATCGGCATCCTGATCGAACATTTCGCCGGTCGCCTGCCCGTGTGGCTGGCGCCGACGCAGGCGGTTGTCGCAACCATCGTGTCCGACGCCGACGGCTATGCCCGCGATGTGGCGGACAAGCTGAAGGCAGCCGGCATCCGCGTCGACAGCGACCTTCGCAACGAGAAGATCAACTACAAGGTCCGCGAACATTCGCTGGCCAAGGTTCCGCACCTGCTGGTCGTCGGCAAGCGGGAGGCGGAGGAAGGCACCGTCGCCGTCCGTACGCTGGGCCGCGAGGGGCAGCGGATGATGTCGCTGGAAGACGCGATCGCCATGCTGCGTGAGGAGGCCACGCCGCCCGATCTGCGCTGA
- the infC gene encoding translation initiation factor IF-3, with the protein MRRPMAPPPMNGPRFNEFIQSPRVRVIDQDGENLGVMYTREAMEQAKEVGLDLVEVSPNADPPVAKFLDVGKYKYEAQKKANQARKTQKTQEIKEIKMRPNIDDHDYDVKVKAIHKFIGEGDKVKVTLRFRGRELSHGQLGMQLLQRVQQDCAEDAKIESYPRMEGRQMLMVLSPK; encoded by the coding sequence ATGCGGCGCCCGATGGCGCCCCCGCCCATGAACGGTCCTCGTTTCAACGAGTTCATCCAGTCCCCGCGCGTCCGGGTCATCGACCAGGACGGTGAGAATCTGGGCGTGATGTACACGCGCGAAGCGATGGAACAGGCCAAGGAAGTCGGACTCGACCTGGTCGAGGTTTCGCCCAACGCCGATCCGCCGGTCGCCAAGTTCCTGGATGTGGGCAAGTACAAGTACGAAGCCCAGAAAAAGGCCAACCAGGCTCGCAAGACCCAGAAGACGCAGGAGATCAAGGAGATCAAGATGCGTCCGAACATTGACGATCACGACTATGACGTGAAGGTCAAGGCGATCCACAAGTTCATCGGCGAGGGTGACAAGGTAAAGGTCACGCTGCGTTTCCGCGGTCGTGAACTCAGCCATGGTCAGCTCGGCATGCAGCTGCTCCAGCGCGTCCAGCAGGATTGCGCCGAAGATGCGAAGATCGAGAGCTATCCGCGCATGGAAGGCCGACAGATGCTGATGGTCCTGTCGCCGAAATAA
- a CDS encoding [protein-PII] uridylyltransferase: protein MPNRFSSLPNRRTIIDRRAIADRLEALPHGDTAAMRHASTQMLKEALDAGRSEIMRRFAEHPTRGLEAAAGQAFLTDQLLRLLWDFTVQRLYPNNNPTAAERMTLIAVGGYGRGEMAPHSDIDLGFLSPWKRTGWCEQVIESMLYSLWDMGLKVGHSSRSLDEMIRMAKSDVTVRTALLEGRYVWGDTDLYDEASRRFRLEVQSDTRGFIAEKLAERDQRHRKMGDSRYVVEPNVKEGKGGLRDLHTLFWIAKDAYGVQRAAELVEKGLLTRQEYRRFHRAENFLWAVRCHLHQIAGRAEDRLTFDMQREIAARMAYADRPGKLAVERFMQFYFLQAKTVGDLTGVFLAHLDETFAARGRRFGLPFIRRSPRKLNGFVLDRGRLALPRDDFFREDPVRLIELFSLADIHGVEIHPLAMRAAGRDAKLVDDYRRDKRANALFLDLLTSPRDPETVLRWMNEAGVFGRFMPDFGRVVAQMQFDMYHHYTVDEHTIRAVGLLSQIERGLLVEDHPVATALFPQIVSRRALYVAVLLHDIAKGRGGDHSVLGAEVAERLCPRLGLTPAETETVAWLVRWHLLMSATAFKRDLSDFKTILDFASAVQSPQRLMMLMMLTVVDIRAVGPGTWNGWKRQLITDLYDSAEEVLRLGHKQRGRDERVAAKQAGLSQALGWDSPAFERLVKKLPESYWVAEPADVLERNAKLIERSGDEKLSIDAQPDAERGATLVTIYAADHPGIFYRIAGAIHAAGGNIIDARIHTTREGMALDNFLVQDPLGRPFDDPGQIERLKSAIGDALLNRARITERLKAKPLPRVRAEAFQIEPAVLIDNHASNRFTVVEVNARDRPALLFHLANALFQSKVTIHSAHVATYGERAVDTFYVTDLIGDKIDATGRMRTLERRLLEAASDSTMANAA from the coding sequence ATGCCCAACCGCTTTTCCAGCCTGCCCAACAGACGCACCATCATCGATCGGCGTGCCATCGCCGATCGGCTTGAGGCCCTGCCGCACGGCGATACGGCCGCGATGCGCCATGCATCGACCCAGATGCTCAAGGAAGCGCTGGACGCGGGGCGCAGCGAAATCATGCGCCGTTTCGCCGAACATCCAACCCGCGGGCTCGAAGCGGCGGCGGGGCAGGCGTTCCTGACTGACCAGCTGTTGCGTCTGTTGTGGGACTTCACCGTCCAGCGGCTTTACCCCAACAACAACCCTACTGCGGCCGAGCGCATGACCCTGATCGCGGTCGGCGGCTATGGCCGGGGGGAAATGGCGCCCCATTCGGACATCGACCTTGGCTTCCTGTCGCCGTGGAAGCGCACCGGCTGGTGCGAACAGGTCATCGAATCCATGCTCTATTCGCTGTGGGACATGGGGCTGAAGGTCGGCCATTCGTCCCGGTCGCTGGACGAAATGATCCGCATGGCCAAGTCCGACGTGACAGTCCGCACCGCGCTGCTGGAGGGGCGTTACGTCTGGGGCGATACGGACCTCTACGACGAAGCGTCGCGCCGCTTCCGGCTTGAGGTTCAGTCGGACACGCGCGGCTTCATCGCCGAGAAGCTGGCCGAGCGCGACCAGCGGCATCGCAAGATGGGCGACAGCCGTTATGTCGTCGAACCCAATGTAAAGGAGGGCAAGGGCGGCCTGCGCGACCTGCACACGCTGTTCTGGATCGCCAAGGACGCTTACGGCGTGCAGCGCGCCGCCGAACTGGTCGAAAAGGGGCTGCTGACGCGGCAGGAATATCGCCGTTTCCACCGCGCGGAAAACTTCCTTTGGGCGGTGCGCTGTCACCTTCACCAGATTGCGGGGCGGGCGGAGGATCGCCTGACGTTCGACATGCAGCGCGAGATCGCGGCGCGCATGGCCTATGCCGACCGGCCCGGCAAGCTGGCGGTCGAGCGGTTCATGCAGTTCTACTTCCTGCAGGCGAAGACCGTCGGGGACCTGACGGGCGTGTTCCTGGCGCATCTGGACGAGACCTTTGCCGCCCGCGGGCGCCGCTTCGGGTTGCCCTTCATCCGTCGATCGCCGCGCAAGCTCAATGGGTTCGTCCTTGATCGCGGACGACTGGCGCTGCCGCGTGACGATTTCTTTCGCGAAGACCCGGTCCGCCTGATCGAGCTGTTTTCGCTCGCCGATATTCACGGGGTCGAAATCCACCCGCTGGCGATGCGCGCCGCGGGACGCGATGCCAAGCTGGTCGATGATTATCGCCGCGACAAACGCGCGAACGCCCTTTTCCTCGACCTGTTGACCAGTCCGCGTGACCCCGAAACGGTGTTGCGCTGGATGAACGAGGCGGGGGTGTTCGGCCGCTTCATGCCCGATTTCGGCCGCGTCGTCGCGCAGATGCAGTTCGACATGTATCATCATTATACGGTCGATGAGCACACGATCCGCGCCGTCGGCCTGTTGTCGCAAATCGAACGCGGCCTGTTGGTGGAAGATCATCCGGTCGCCACCGCATTGTTCCCGCAGATCGTTTCGCGCCGTGCGCTGTATGTGGCGGTCCTCTTGCATGACATCGCCAAGGGCCGGGGTGGCGACCATTCGGTGCTGGGTGCCGAAGTGGCCGAGCGGCTGTGCCCGCGCCTGGGCTTGACGCCGGCGGAGACGGAAACGGTCGCGTGGCTGGTCCGCTGGCACCTGCTGATGTCGGCCACCGCGTTCAAGCGCGACCTGTCGGACTTCAAGACCATTCTCGACTTCGCCAGCGCGGTGCAAAGCCCACAGCGGCTGATGATGCTGATGATGTTGACCGTGGTCGATATTCGCGCGGTCGGGCCGGGAACATGGAACGGCTGGAAGCGCCAGTTGATCACCGACCTGTACGACTCGGCGGAGGAGGTGCTGCGCCTGGGCCACAAGCAGCGTGGGCGGGACGAGCGTGTCGCCGCCAAACAGGCTGGGCTGTCACAGGCGCTGGGATGGGACTCGCCTGCGTTCGAGCGGTTGGTGAAGAAGCTGCCCGAAAGCTATTGGGTGGCCGAACCGGCCGATGTCCTCGAACGCAACGCAAAGTTGATCGAGCGGTCGGGTGACGAAAAACTCTCGATCGACGCCCAGCCCGATGCCGAGCGGGGCGCGACGCTGGTCACCATCTATGCCGCCGATCATCCCGGCATCTTCTATCGCATTGCCGGTGCCATTCATGCGGCGGGCGGCAACATCATCGACGCGCGGATCCACACCACGCGAGAGGGGATGGCGCTGGACAATTTCCTGGTGCAGGACCCGCTGGGCCGCCCCTTCGACGACCCCGGACAGATTGAGCGGCTGAAAAGCGCGATCGGCGACGCGCTGCTGAACCGGGCGCGCATCACCGAACGGCTGAAGGCAAAGCCGCTGCCGCGCGTACGGGCGGAGGCGTTTCAGATTGAACCGGCCGTGTTGATCGACAATCACGCCTCCAACCGCTTTACCGTGGTCGAGGTGAACGCCCGCGACCGCCCGGCGCTGCTGTTCCATCTGGCCAATGCGCTGTTCCAGTCGAAGGTGACGATCCATTCCGCGCATGTCGCCACTTATGGCGAGCGCGCGGTCGACACCTTTTACGTGACCGACCTGATCGGCGACAAAATCGACGCCACCGGGCGGATGCGGACCCTAGAGCGTCGGTTGCTGGAGGCGGCGAGCGATAGCACCATGGCGAACGCGGCCTGA